A region from the Microbacterium lacus genome encodes:
- a CDS encoding homoserine dehydrogenase has translation MIDYRRLRVALLGAGSVGSQVAALLLKHGDELADRAGAALELIGIAVRDLDAPRETDLPKELFTTDAESLIVGADIVIELMGGIEPAKTYLLQAINSGADVVTANKAVLATHGPEIFDAADQVGAQVYYEAAAAGAIPIIRPLRDSLAGDRVQRIMGIVNGTTNYILDRMDTEGAEFADVLAQAQALGYAEADPTADVEGYDAAQKAAILASLAFHTTVPLEAVHREGITTIDKTAIEAARHAGYVIKLLAVCERLENETQASASGEAISVRVYPALIHRDHPLASVHGANNAVFVEAEAAGNLMFYGAGAGGVQTASAVLGDVVSAARRHIAGGVGVGESTRANLPIVEIGRVTTRYHITLEVDDQPGVLATVAGILSEGRVSIATVEQTVIDHPESGVPVARLVIGTHRAREQDLSDTVDRLAASGVVERVVSVLRVEGD, from the coding sequence ATGATCGACTACCGCCGACTGAGGGTCGCGCTGCTGGGCGCGGGGTCCGTGGGCTCGCAGGTGGCCGCCCTCCTGCTCAAGCACGGGGACGAGCTGGCCGACCGCGCCGGTGCTGCGCTTGAGCTCATCGGGATCGCCGTCCGCGACCTCGATGCGCCGCGTGAGACGGACCTGCCCAAGGAGCTGTTCACGACGGACGCGGAGTCGCTCATCGTCGGCGCCGACATCGTGATCGAGCTCATGGGCGGCATCGAGCCCGCCAAGACCTACCTCTTGCAGGCGATCAACTCCGGGGCGGACGTCGTCACGGCCAATAAGGCCGTGCTCGCCACGCACGGACCCGAGATCTTCGACGCGGCCGACCAGGTCGGCGCGCAGGTCTATTACGAAGCGGCCGCGGCCGGTGCGATCCCGATCATCCGACCGTTGCGCGACTCGCTGGCCGGAGACCGCGTGCAGCGGATCATGGGGATCGTCAACGGCACGACGAACTACATCCTCGACCGGATGGACACCGAAGGCGCCGAGTTCGCCGACGTCCTCGCACAGGCTCAGGCCCTCGGGTACGCCGAAGCGGACCCCACCGCGGACGTGGAAGGCTACGACGCCGCGCAGAAGGCCGCGATCCTGGCGAGCCTCGCCTTCCACACCACGGTGCCGCTCGAGGCGGTGCACCGCGAAGGCATCACCACGATCGACAAGACCGCGATCGAGGCCGCGCGTCACGCCGGCTACGTCATCAAGCTCCTCGCGGTGTGCGAGCGGCTGGAGAACGAGACCCAGGCGTCGGCCAGCGGTGAGGCGATCTCGGTGCGCGTGTACCCGGCGCTCATCCACCGCGACCATCCTCTCGCGAGCGTGCACGGCGCGAACAACGCCGTGTTCGTCGAGGCGGAGGCCGCCGGGAACCTGATGTTCTACGGTGCCGGCGCCGGCGGCGTCCAGACCGCGTCGGCCGTCCTCGGCGACGTCGTCTCGGCCGCACGTCGCCACATCGCCGGCGGCGTCGGCGTGGGGGAGTCCACCCGCGCGAACCTGCCGATCGTCGAGATCGGACGCGTCACGACGCGCTACCACATCACCCTCGAGGTCGACGATCAGCCCGGTGTCCTCGCGACGGTCGCCGGCATCCTCAGCGAGGGACGCGTGTCCATCGCGACGGTCGAGCAGACCGTGATCGATCATCCCGAATCGGGCGTGCCGGTCGCGCGCCTGGTCATCGGAACCCACAGAGCCCGTGAGCAGGATCTCAGCGACACCGTGGATCGACTCGCCGCCAGCGGCGTCGTCGAGCGGGTCGTGTCCGTCCTGCGCGTAGAAGGAGATTGA
- the prfA gene encoding peptide chain release factor 1 gives MFESVKTLIEEHKAVQEELSDPAVHADAARAKRVNRRYAELSRIVAAYDTWMAASDDLDAARELAREDAAFAEEVPALEARLAETQEKLRRLLIPRDPDDARDVIMEIKGGEGGAESALFAADLLRMYLQYAASRGWKTELLERNESDLGGYKDVQVAIKGSSTDPAQGVWASLKYEGGVHRVQRVPATESQGRIHTSTTGVLVFPEVDEPDEVEINPNDLKIDVFRSSGPGGQSVNTTDSAVRITHLPTGIVVSMQNEKSQLQNREAGMRVLRARILAKQQEEIDAAASDARKSQIRGMDRSERIRTYNFPENRIADHRTGYKAYNLDQVMDGALQPIIDSCIAADEEERLASLGADS, from the coding sequence ATGTTCGAATCGGTGAAGACCCTCATCGAGGAGCACAAGGCCGTTCAGGAGGAGCTCTCCGATCCGGCCGTGCACGCCGATGCGGCGCGCGCGAAGCGCGTCAACCGGCGCTACGCCGAGCTGTCGCGCATCGTGGCCGCCTACGACACATGGATGGCGGCATCCGATGATCTGGATGCCGCACGCGAACTCGCCCGTGAGGATGCGGCGTTCGCTGAGGAGGTCCCCGCGCTGGAGGCGCGGCTCGCCGAGACGCAGGAGAAGCTGCGGCGCCTGCTGATCCCGCGGGATCCCGACGACGCGCGCGACGTGATCATGGAGATCAAGGGCGGTGAAGGCGGCGCCGAGAGCGCCCTCTTCGCGGCCGATCTGCTGCGCATGTACCTGCAGTACGCCGCATCGCGCGGATGGAAGACCGAGCTGCTCGAGCGCAACGAATCCGACCTCGGCGGATACAAGGACGTCCAGGTCGCGATCAAGGGGTCATCGACCGATCCGGCGCAGGGCGTGTGGGCGTCGCTGAAGTACGAAGGCGGCGTGCACCGCGTGCAGCGCGTCCCGGCGACGGAGTCCCAGGGGCGCATCCACACCTCCACGACCGGCGTCCTGGTCTTCCCCGAGGTGGATGAGCCGGACGAGGTCGAGATCAACCCGAACGACCTGAAGATCGACGTGTTCCGCTCGTCCGGTCCGGGCGGCCAGTCGGTGAACACGACCGACTCGGCCGTGCGCATCACGCACCTGCCGACCGGCATCGTGGTGTCGATGCAGAACGAGAAATCGCAGCTGCAGAACCGGGAGGCGGGAATGCGTGTGCTCCGCGCCCGTATCCTCGCGAAGCAGCAGGAGGAGATCGACGCCGCGGCATCGGATGCCCGCAAGTCGCAGATCCGCGGCATGGACCGCTCCGAACGCATCCGGACGTACAACTTCCCCGAGAACCGCATCGCCGATCACCGCACCGGCTACAAGGCGTACAACCTCGATCAGGTGATGGACGGCGCGCTGCAGCCGATCATCGACTCGTGCATCGCGGCCGACGAGGAGGAGCGCCTCGCTTCCCTCGGCGCCGATTCCTGA
- the thrB gene encoding homoserine kinase codes for MTASASRQAEVPVEGRTVAVRVPATSANLGPGFDTLGLALSIYDELIVTTLPEGELEVLVEGQGADDVPRDASHLVVRTIAYAFDAVGRRMPGLRLQARNVIPHGRGLGSSGAAVVSGLLAAKGLLAGDVELGPDALLRMATELEGHPDNVAPALFGGLTIAWVDESGPQHKKLLVHRGVSPLVFVPEHTMSTSVARSLQPLQVPREDAVFNVSRSALLIAALTQSPELMLAATEDKLHQNYRAQAMPETDRLVRMLRAAGFAAVVSGAGPSVLVLADGPGQRLEAAAAAAAATGSSWDAQLLAVDFKGGTVRDITEGST; via the coding sequence GTGACCGCATCCGCCTCGCGTCAGGCGGAAGTGCCTGTCGAGGGGCGCACCGTCGCGGTGCGGGTTCCGGCGACCAGCGCGAATCTCGGTCCGGGTTTCGACACCTTGGGACTCGCGCTGAGCATCTACGACGAACTGATCGTGACCACGCTCCCCGAGGGTGAGCTCGAGGTGCTCGTCGAGGGGCAGGGCGCCGACGACGTGCCGCGCGATGCGTCGCATCTCGTGGTGCGGACGATCGCGTACGCGTTCGATGCGGTCGGGCGGCGGATGCCGGGCCTGCGGCTGCAGGCACGCAACGTCATCCCGCACGGGCGGGGGCTCGGCTCCTCGGGGGCCGCTGTCGTCTCCGGGCTGCTCGCGGCCAAGGGCCTTCTCGCGGGGGATGTCGAACTCGGTCCGGATGCGCTGCTGCGCATGGCGACCGAGCTCGAGGGGCACCCGGACAACGTCGCACCGGCCCTTTTCGGCGGGCTCACGATCGCCTGGGTGGACGAGTCCGGCCCGCAGCACAAGAAGCTCCTGGTGCACCGCGGGGTCTCCCCGTTGGTGTTCGTCCCCGAGCACACGATGTCCACGAGTGTGGCGCGCAGTCTCCAGCCGCTGCAGGTGCCCCGCGAGGACGCCGTGTTCAACGTGTCGCGCTCCGCACTGCTCATCGCCGCGCTGACGCAGAGTCCCGAGCTCATGCTCGCGGCCACCGAGGACAAGCTGCACCAGAACTACCGTGCGCAGGCCATGCCCGAGACCGACCGGCTCGTGCGGATGCTGCGCGCCGCAGGCTTCGCCGCCGTCGTCTCCGGCGCGGGACCGAGCGTGCTCGTGCTCGCCGACGGACCCGGACAGCGGCTGGAGGCGGCAGCCGCTGCGGCCGCCGCCACGGGCTCGTCATGGGACGCCCAATTACTGGCCGTCGACTTCAAGGGTGGTACAGTGAGGGACATAACGGAGGGTTCCACGTAG
- a CDS encoding DUF2993 domain-containing protein, giving the protein MTSGDAQPTLPLPRNAPAPTAPRRRRRAWPWIVALIVVAGLAVGAWFAGEAIARNVVTNTIRELVITQLSLPADHKIDVEVAGAVLPQLIVGTLQDVTISSEDVQLQAFAGDVTVRAQDIAIRGGAGTGSASATVVLDEEQLRGLMSTVENFPVDSLGLAEPNVTFSSALSLFGLTLPVGVALTPSAVDGDIVLSPTSLQLAGSDISAAALKEQFGGLADTVLRDWTVCIAKNVPAGVTLSSIAVTGEQVTADLVIDPAIVTDPALQENGTCP; this is encoded by the coding sequence ATGACCTCCGGCGACGCCCAGCCGACCCTGCCGCTGCCCCGCAACGCACCGGCCCCGACGGCCCCGCGTCGTCGGCGCCGGGCGTGGCCGTGGATCGTCGCTCTCATCGTCGTGGCAGGCCTCGCCGTCGGGGCCTGGTTCGCCGGTGAGGCGATCGCCCGGAACGTCGTGACCAACACGATCCGCGAGCTGGTCATCACGCAGCTCTCCCTGCCTGCCGACCACAAGATCGACGTCGAGGTCGCCGGCGCCGTCCTGCCGCAGCTGATCGTGGGCACTCTGCAGGATGTGACGATCTCGTCGGAGGACGTGCAGCTGCAGGCGTTCGCGGGCGACGTGACCGTGCGCGCCCAGGACATCGCGATCCGCGGCGGTGCCGGTACGGGATCGGCATCCGCCACCGTGGTCCTGGACGAGGAGCAACTGCGGGGCCTGATGTCCACCGTCGAGAACTTCCCGGTGGACTCGCTCGGACTCGCCGAGCCGAATGTGACCTTCTCGAGCGCCCTCAGCCTGTTCGGACTGACCCTGCCGGTCGGCGTCGCGCTGACGCCGAGCGCCGTGGACGGGGACATCGTGCTGAGTCCCACGTCGCTGCAGCTCGCGGGCAGCGACATCTCGGCGGCGGCGCTGAAAGAGCAGTTCGGCGGCCTCGCCGACACGGTCCTCCGCGACTGGACGGTGTGCATCGCGAAGAACGTCCCGGCGGGGGTCACTCTGTCGTCGATCGCCGTGACGGGGGAGCAGGTGACGGCCGACCTCGTGATCGACCCCGCGATCGTCACGGATCCCGCGCTGCAGGAGAACGGGACCTGTCCCTGA
- the thrC gene encoding threonine synthase: MAHVWRGVLREYADRLGVTDASTVITLGEGGTPLLPAPALSHRTGTDVWVKFEGMNPTGSFKDRGMTVAVSRAIEHGAKAVICASTGNTSASAAAYAAHAGITAAVLVPEGKIAMGKLSQAVAHNGQLIQIRGNFDDCLEIARELADHYPVHLVNSVNPDRIDGQKTAAYEVVEQLGDAPDFHFIPVGNAGNYTAYTRGYREEAEAGVSTRVPRMFGFQAEGSAPLVRGEIVRNPETVASAIRIGNPASWDLALQARDATDGYFGAIDDERILAAQKLLSGEVGIFVEPASAISVAGLLDRVEAGVVPQGARVVLTVTGHGLKDPQWALRNADGTQVEPTVVDATTSDVASVLGLRPSEPVPTGTNA; the protein is encoded by the coding sequence ATGGCCCATGTCTGGCGCGGAGTCCTGCGCGAATACGCCGACCGGCTCGGTGTGACCGACGCCTCCACCGTCATCACGCTCGGCGAGGGCGGCACGCCGCTGCTGCCCGCACCCGCGCTGTCCCACCGCACCGGGACGGACGTCTGGGTCAAGTTCGAGGGCATGAACCCGACCGGATCATTCAAGGACCGCGGCATGACCGTCGCCGTCTCGCGCGCGATCGAGCACGGCGCGAAGGCCGTCATCTGCGCCTCGACCGGCAACACGTCGGCATCCGCCGCCGCGTACGCCGCCCACGCGGGCATCACCGCGGCCGTCCTGGTGCCGGAGGGCAAGATCGCGATGGGCAAGCTCAGCCAGGCCGTCGCGCACAACGGCCAGCTCATCCAGATCCGCGGGAACTTCGACGACTGCCTCGAGATCGCGCGCGAGCTGGCCGATCACTACCCCGTCCACCTGGTGAACTCGGTCAACCCCGACCGCATCGACGGTCAGAAGACCGCCGCCTACGAGGTCGTCGAGCAGCTCGGCGACGCCCCCGACTTCCACTTCATCCCGGTGGGCAATGCCGGCAACTACACCGCGTACACGCGCGGCTACCGCGAAGAGGCGGAGGCCGGCGTCTCCACCCGCGTTCCGCGCATGTTCGGGTTCCAGGCCGAGGGCAGCGCGCCGCTCGTCCGCGGCGAGATCGTCCGCAACCCCGAGACGGTCGCTAGCGCGATCCGGATCGGCAACCCCGCTTCGTGGGACCTCGCGCTGCAGGCGCGCGACGCGACCGACGGGTACTTCGGCGCGATCGACGACGAGCGGATCCTCGCCGCCCAGAAGCTCCTCTCCGGCGAGGTGGGGATCTTCGTCGAGCCGGCATCGGCGATCAGCGTCGCGGGTCTGCTCGACCGGGTCGAGGCCGGTGTCGTGCCGCAGGGCGCGCGCGTGGTGCTGACGGTCACGGGCCACGGCCTGAAGGACCCGCAGTGGGCCCTCCGCAACGCGGACGGCACGCAGGTCGAGCCCACCGTCGTCGACGCGACCACCTCCGATGTCGCCTCCGTCCTGGGCCTGCGTCCGAGCGAGCCCGTCCCGACGGGGACGAACGCGTGA
- the epsC gene encoding serine O-acetyltransferase EpsC yields MSAWARVREDLAAAKLRDPAARGSLEIALLYPGLHAVWAYRLWHALWVRRLRFVARLGSQLTRWLTGIEIHPGATIGRRFFIDHGMGVVIGETAEIGDDVMLYHGVTLGGRQREGGKRHPTIGDGVAVGAGAKVLGPITIGAGSVIGANAVVTRDAPADSILVGVPAKPRVKREGLDTRAILTVPEYSI; encoded by the coding sequence ATGAGCGCGTGGGCGCGCGTGCGCGAGGACCTCGCCGCCGCGAAGCTGCGGGACCCCGCCGCACGGGGAAGCCTCGAGATCGCGCTGCTGTATCCCGGTCTCCACGCCGTCTGGGCGTACCGGCTGTGGCACGCCCTCTGGGTCCGCCGCCTGCGCTTCGTGGCGCGGCTGGGTTCGCAGCTCACCCGCTGGCTCACCGGCATCGAGATCCACCCCGGTGCCACGATCGGCCGGCGCTTCTTCATCGACCACGGCATGGGCGTCGTGATCGGCGAGACCGCCGAGATCGGCGACGACGTCATGCTCTACCACGGGGTCACCCTCGGCGGCCGTCAGCGCGAGGGCGGCAAGCGGCACCCCACGATCGGCGACGGCGTGGCCGTCGGGGCGGGCGCGAAAGTGCTCGGACCCATCACGATCGGGGCGGGCTCGGTGATCGGCGCGAACGCCGTGGTGACGCGCGATGCACCCGCGGACAGCATCCTGGTCGGTGTTCCCGCGAAGCCGCGCGTCAAGCGCGAGGGCCTGGACACCCGGGCGATCCTGACGGTGCCCGAGTACAGCATCTGA
- the lysA gene encoding diaminopimelate decarboxylase: MSASTTLAPEWLLPPADANALAESVWPASAQRDEHGVLSIAGVPVSQLQRDFGTPLYIVDEGEVRANARRTLAAFRAAAEPHGVQARVYYAGKAFLCAEVVRWVTEEGLAVDVCTGGELAVALAAGADPARLGFHGNNKSVDEIENAVGVGIGSIVIDSWAELDRLTGIVQRGTATQAVLVRVNSGVHAETHDFLATAHEDQKFGFTLDEAPGVVARIRATAGLDFVGLHCHIGSQIFGTSGFEESAARIVALHAQLSAGGEIPVLNLGGGFGIAYTSVDDPTPIESLASGIVDAVARECARHGIPMPNLAFEPGRAIVGRAGVTLYEVGTTKAVDVDGGAQRLYVSVDGGMSDNARPALYGADFSARIASRRSDDEPVLVRVVGKHCESGDIVVDAEYLPGDITPGDLLAVPATGAYCFSLASTYNYVPRPPVIAVRDGAARTIVRGITVRDLLSFDAGLDAAPAQPGSDQTNEGAG; the protein is encoded by the coding sequence TTGTCCGCCTCCACCACGCTCGCCCCGGAGTGGCTCCTGCCGCCCGCTGACGCGAACGCGCTCGCCGAGTCGGTGTGGCCGGCATCCGCACAACGTGACGAGCACGGCGTGCTGTCGATCGCGGGTGTGCCCGTTTCGCAGCTGCAGCGCGACTTCGGCACCCCGCTGTACATCGTGGACGAGGGCGAGGTCCGTGCGAACGCCCGCCGGACTCTGGCGGCGTTCCGGGCGGCAGCCGAGCCGCACGGCGTGCAGGCGCGCGTGTACTACGCAGGCAAGGCCTTCCTGTGCGCCGAGGTCGTCCGCTGGGTCACCGAGGAAGGCCTGGCCGTCGACGTCTGCACCGGCGGTGAGCTGGCGGTCGCTCTCGCGGCGGGGGCGGATCCGGCCCGTCTCGGCTTCCACGGAAACAACAAGAGCGTGGACGAGATCGAGAATGCGGTCGGGGTCGGCATCGGCTCGATCGTGATCGACAGCTGGGCGGAGCTGGATCGCCTGACCGGCATCGTGCAGCGCGGGACGGCGACGCAGGCCGTGCTGGTCCGCGTCAACAGCGGCGTCCACGCCGAGACCCACGATTTCCTCGCGACGGCGCACGAGGATCAGAAGTTCGGCTTCACCCTCGACGAGGCGCCGGGGGTCGTCGCCCGCATCCGCGCCACGGCCGGACTCGACTTCGTCGGCCTGCACTGCCACATCGGTTCGCAGATCTTCGGCACGAGCGGTTTCGAGGAGTCCGCGGCGCGCATCGTCGCCCTCCACGCGCAGCTCAGCGCCGGGGGAGAGATCCCGGTGCTCAACCTCGGCGGCGGCTTCGGCATCGCCTACACCTCGGTGGATGACCCGACGCCGATCGAATCCCTCGCGTCCGGAATCGTCGACGCCGTCGCGCGCGAATGCGCCCGGCACGGGATCCCGATGCCGAACCTCGCGTTCGAGCCGGGCCGGGCGATCGTCGGTCGCGCGGGCGTGACGCTGTACGAGGTGGGCACGACCAAGGCGGTCGACGTCGACGGCGGCGCACAACGGCTCTACGTGAGCGTGGACGGCGGAATGAGCGACAACGCCCGCCCGGCTCTGTACGGCGCGGATTTCTCGGCGCGCATCGCCTCCCGGCGCAGCGACGACGAGCCCGTCCTCGTCCGCGTCGTGGGGAAGCACTGCGAGTCCGGTGACATCGTCGTCGATGCGGAGTACCTCCCTGGTGACATCACCCCGGGCGATCTGCTCGCCGTGCCCGCGACCGGCGCCTACTGCTTCTCGCTCGCGAGCACATACAACTACGTGCCGCGACCGCCGGTGATCGCGGTGCGCGACGGCGCGGCGCGCACGATCGTGCGCGGCATCACCGTGCGTGATCTGCTGTCCTTCGACGCGGGATTGGATGCCGCTCCCGCGCAGCCCGGATCAGACCAGACGAATGAGGGAGCCGGATGA
- the rho gene encoding transcription termination factor Rho: MESISEIQNNDAPEQERTDAPEGADTTTEDAAAQTPAVTEDDAPAADAVADASAPAEEPAAPAPAEEPATADDSAPADAQAAEAAPAEEPAAAEESAPADAPADSPVDATPAADEAPVEPAPVKAPRKRAPRRAKSADVAAQPAPDAAATTEEPASDASSAEAATDTSNTADAADSTDAGDTANAEAAASDASATKDSDAAADAPAADGENRENSDSGENGEETPSRGRSRSRNRNRNRNAQDRQNGQNQGGQNAQNAQAPAPAADADDDAGQNGRGRQRNKRRGQGAGDEFDTEIGEDDVLIPIAGILDVLDNYAFVRTTGYLPGTSDVYVSLGQVKKYNLRKGDAVVGAIKQPREGEQSGRQKYNALVKVDSVNGLSVDDAAERVEFGKLTPLYPQERLRLETAPEKLTQRIIDLVAPIGKGQRGLIVAPPKAGKTIVLQQIANAIATNNPEVHLMVVLVDERPEEVTDMQRTVKGEVIASTFDRPAEDHTTVAELAIERAKRLVELGRDVVVLLDSITRLGRAYNISAPTSGRVLSGGVDASALYPPKRFFGAARNIENGGSLTILATALVETGSKMDDVIFEEFKGTGNSELRLSRQLADKRIFPAVDVNASSTRREEMLLSPDEVKITWKLRRALAGLDPQQALEVVLGKLKETQSNVEFLVQMQKSIPTPTGGGHSHGHENSIR, encoded by the coding sequence GTGGAGTCCATCTCCGAGATCCAGAACAACGACGCCCCCGAGCAGGAGCGCACCGACGCGCCCGAAGGCGCCGACACCACCACCGAGGACGCGGCCGCGCAGACCCCGGCCGTGACCGAGGACGACGCACCCGCGGCGGATGCCGTCGCCGACGCGTCCGCTCCGGCCGAGGAGCCTGCCGCGCCCGCTCCGGCTGAGGAGCCCGCCACCGCTGACGACTCCGCGCCCGCGGACGCTCAGGCTGCGGAGGCCGCCCCGGCCGAGGAGCCCGCCGCAGCTGAGGAGTCCGCGCCCGCCGATGCTCCGGCCGACTCGCCGGTGGACGCCACGCCCGCCGCCGATGAGGCGCCGGTCGAGCCCGCGCCGGTCAAGGCGCCGCGCAAGCGCGCCCCGCGCCGCGCCAAGAGCGCCGACGTCGCCGCCCAGCCCGCGCCGGACGCAGCCGCCACGACCGAGGAACCGGCATCCGACGCCTCCTCCGCGGAGGCGGCCACCGACACCTCGAACACCGCCGACGCCGCGGATTCGACCGACGCCGGTGACACCGCGAATGCCGAGGCTGCGGCATCCGACGCCTCTGCGACGAAGGATTCCGACGCCGCCGCCGATGCGCCCGCCGCCGACGGCGAGAACCGGGAGAACAGCGACAGTGGCGAGAACGGCGAGGAGACCCCGTCTCGCGGTCGCAGCCGCAGCCGCAACCGCAACCGCAACCGCAACGCGCAGGATCGGCAGAACGGCCAGAACCAGGGCGGCCAGAACGCGCAGAACGCGCAGGCACCCGCCCCGGCGGCGGACGCCGACGACGACGCAGGGCAGAACGGCCGGGGCCGCCAGCGCAACAAGCGCCGCGGACAGGGCGCCGGTGACGAGTTCGACACCGAGATCGGCGAGGACGACGTCCTCATCCCGATCGCCGGCATCCTCGACGTGCTCGACAACTACGCGTTCGTCCGCACCACCGGCTACCTGCCGGGCACGAGCGACGTCTACGTCTCGCTCGGACAGGTCAAGAAGTACAACCTCCGCAAGGGAGACGCGGTCGTCGGCGCGATCAAGCAGCCGCGCGAGGGCGAGCAGTCGGGCCGTCAGAAGTACAACGCGCTCGTCAAGGTCGATTCCGTCAACGGTCTCTCCGTGGACGACGCCGCGGAGCGTGTCGAGTTCGGCAAGCTCACGCCGCTGTACCCGCAGGAGCGCCTGCGCCTGGAGACCGCGCCCGAGAAGCTCACGCAGCGCATCATCGACCTGGTCGCCCCGATCGGCAAGGGACAGCGCGGCCTGATCGTCGCGCCGCCCAAGGCCGGCAAGACGATCGTGCTGCAGCAGATCGCGAACGCGATCGCGACGAACAATCCCGAGGTCCACCTCATGGTCGTCCTGGTCGACGAGCGTCCCGAAGAGGTGACGGACATGCAGCGAACGGTCAAGGGCGAGGTCATCGCCTCGACCTTCGACCGCCCGGCCGAAGACCACACGACCGTCGCAGAGCTCGCGATCGAGCGCGCGAAGCGCCTCGTCGAGCTCGGTCGCGATGTGGTCGTCCTCCTCGACTCGATCACGCGCCTGGGCCGGGCCTACAACATCTCGGCGCCGACGTCCGGACGCGTGCTGTCCGGCGGTGTGGACGCCTCGGCGCTGTACCCGCCGAAGCGCTTCTTCGGCGCTGCGCGCAACATCGAGAACGGCGGATCGCTCACGATCCTCGCCACGGCCCTCGTGGAGACCGGGTCGAAGATGGACGACGTGATCTTCGAGGAGTTCAAGGGCACCGGCAACAGCGAACTGCGCCTCTCGCGCCAGCTGGCCGACAAGCGCATCTTCCCGGCGGTCGACGTCAACGCGTCCTCCACGCGCCGCGAAGAGATGCTGCTCTCGCCCGACGAGGTCAAGATCACCTGGAAGCTGCGTCGTGCGCTCGCGGGCCTGGACCCGCAGCAGGCTCTCGAGGTCGTCCTCGGCAAGCTCAAGGAAACCCAGTCCAACGTCGAGTTCCTGGTGCAGATGCAGAAGTCGATCCCGACGCCGACCGGCGGCGGCCACAGCCACGGGCACGAGAACAGCATCCGCTGA